A segment of the Gallus gallus isolate bGalGal1 chromosome 17, bGalGal1.mat.broiler.GRCg7b, whole genome shotgun sequence genome:
AtcttcagcttcctctgagccttcagcgGCCATGTCTCAGCACGGAGACGACCGCGGTTCCAATTGCTGCCGTCTGAGTGGCAAGGTATGGCTGggcttcttctgcttggttcttcctttctcttgctctcaAGGGGAAGGGACGGAGCAGGGGGAGCCCTGCTGGTCCTTGGTGACCTCAGTAACCGGTTGCATTCAgcgctcactgctgacagcctgggctAACAACGCGGACGTGGCTCAGGCCGTCTTTTCCCTTAGTGATAAtcagtgtctcagcactctgatatcCCCTCTCTGGCACGATCTGGAACCTCTCTGCAAGCCTTGGCTGCCCGTTCCCACCAccgtttcttcctttctctcttcagaagcgGCGCGGCGCGGTTCCCCgcggttgggagcagcagccagcaggctgccagagatccGACCGCGCCTTCCAGCGCACAGAGGGACGCAACAGGGACGGACGGTCCTTCATGCCATACAGAAGTGAGTTTCTTCAGCCCTCTGTCGTGAAGTGTGGaggaatgaattttgagtattcCTTCTGGGCGGGTGCAGCGCTGCAGGGGATGTCAAGTGAGCATCGatttggagtgcaggaaggagcagtgagaagtgAACTCTCAATCAgtttgtgtttgggctgtccaagtagcatctttctgttttctggggggACGTGGGCATACTGGgcagtgcttctgctgcctgctggtgtctGTGAAGTCATCACACCATCTGTTGTTGTAGGGACGGAGCCTGCGCGTCCACggagtggtgctgggcaagGCTGGAAACGCAAAGCCTCCGCAGGTAAGAAGCTCTTGcgagctgtgctgactgcagaagcGGCATAATGTtgtagcagcagaaaggcaagctGAAGAAACTGCTCTTGAGGATTAGAAGACTGTGGTTGGCTGTGCTCAAATCTTCCGCcacagagatgctcttcatgtctttcttgtctcctttctgccagAAGCTGATGCGAGCGGCCTTCCAGCAAAGCGCAGCCTTGcagaaaggcaaggcagaagcgcccagtgtggcacagcaccaAAGAGAGGTACGGACACACAGCAGGCACCTGGGTTTGGTGCACTCTCTCTCTAGTGAGGCTTTCTGTCCGTCCTTTCCTGGGACTGTGGCCGTTGTGTGTTGGTTCTGGTCTTAATCCCTGGCATGTACAGTAAGCATTCCTGTGCTGATTAGAAATGTGAACccacagtccagccaagatcCTATGATCCATGACCGTGAGCACTCGAGATGAGATGTCCTGGTATTGTGACCCGTTTTGCAGACGGAAAGTAGTGTTGGGCTCTCATTAAatctccttatttttcctttcttaacagAGATTGGTGCTGAGCCAAATGACAAAATCTATGTCAAAGTGGTCCAGCAGGTCCATACTGAGAGAGCAtgtcaaagagcagcagctcaggctccACACCAGGCTGGAGGTCCTCTTAGAAgagcaggtcccagcacagggggaagaCCTTCCCCTGCCGTGTGCCCCCGCTCTGTCTCCAACACCCTGGCTGGATATAAACGCAAGGCCTTGGA
Coding sequences within it:
- the LOC121107064 gene encoding zinc finger CCCH domain-containing protein 11A-like, with the translated sequence MSQHGDDRGSNCCRLSGKKRRGAVPRGWEQQPAGCQRSDRAFQRTEGRNRDGRSFMPYRSEFLQPSVVKCGGMNFEYSFWAGAALQGMSSEHRFGVQEGAVRSELSISLCLGCPSSIFLFSGGTWAYWAVLLLPAGVCEVITPSVVVGTEPARPRSGAGQGWKRKASAEADASGLPAKRSLAERQGRSAQCGTAPKREIGAEPNDKIYVKVVQQVHTERACQRAAAQAPHQAGGPLRRAGPSTGGRPSPAVCPRSVSNTLAGYKRKALEEGKPTAAQLPSNKRVKGPSGDGVPAPAAHPGPAAARSSKQRGEKVLWYPPC